A single window of Roseiconus lacunae DNA harbors:
- a CDS encoding glycosyltransferase family 4 protein — MSFQMRPLVLHTRVISGQGGGPEKTILNSPRFLDDLGFDSQCVYLRHPGDVGFEIIRQRAQQKRAPLVEVDDFGIKDFGVVKRMRQAVERLLETRESQARTVGGEVSSREQSGAPETFEAELATHPSPLATSASSRLIWHGHDYKSNLIGLLLRKHFPEMRLATTVHGWVQKTWKTPLYYAIDRWCLSRYEQVVCVSRDLFEDCQRLGVEPSRLSLIDNAIALDDYDFDLPSAEAKTQLGLPTSIQLVAAVGRLSDEKGFDLLIEATVDLIRQGRDVGLVIAGDGAFRAALQSQIDASGFGDRIKLLGFVADPRVVYRAADLYVLSSYREGLPNVVLEAMAMNVPVVSTNIAGMPDLIDDGENGVMIDVGRADAIQDAVRSLLDAPEKRARLAEAGRKTVEERFSFRRRMERMVEVYGWE, encoded by the coding sequence GTGAGTTTTCAGATGCGGCCGCTGGTGCTTCACACCCGTGTGATCAGTGGACAGGGCGGTGGGCCGGAAAAGACAATCCTTAATTCGCCGCGATTTCTCGATGACTTGGGTTTCGATTCCCAGTGCGTCTACCTGCGTCACCCCGGTGATGTTGGGTTCGAGATTATTCGTCAGCGTGCCCAGCAAAAACGGGCCCCGCTGGTCGAAGTCGATGACTTCGGGATCAAGGATTTCGGAGTTGTTAAACGGATGCGTCAGGCGGTGGAACGTCTGCTGGAGACCAGAGAGAGCCAGGCGAGAACGGTGGGCGGCGAAGTGTCTTCGCGCGAACAATCAGGGGCTCCCGAAACCTTTGAAGCTGAACTCGCCACGCATCCTTCACCACTCGCCACTTCTGCTTCGTCTCGTCTGATCTGGCACGGGCATGACTACAAGTCGAATCTGATCGGCTTGCTATTGCGAAAGCACTTTCCGGAGATGCGACTGGCGACGACGGTCCACGGATGGGTACAAAAGACTTGGAAGACGCCGCTGTACTATGCGATCGATCGATGGTGCCTCTCACGATACGAGCAAGTGGTCTGCGTCTCGCGTGACCTTTTCGAAGACTGCCAGCGACTGGGGGTCGAACCGTCGCGATTGTCGTTGATCGACAACGCCATCGCGCTCGATGATTATGACTTCGACCTTCCGTCGGCAGAGGCAAAGACGCAACTGGGGCTACCTACATCGATCCAGTTGGTTGCCGCAGTTGGAAGGCTGTCCGATGAAAAAGGTTTCGACTTGCTCATCGAAGCGACCGTCGATTTGATCCGCCAAGGACGCGACGTGGGCTTGGTCATCGCCGGCGACGGGGCATTCCGTGCCGCCTTGCAATCTCAGATTGACGCGAGCGGATTCGGCGATCGGATCAAGTTGCTCGGTTTCGTCGCCGACCCGCGCGTTGTTTACCGGGCGGCCGATCTGTACGTGTTGAGTAGCTACCGTGAAGGGCTGCCCAACGTGGTGCTCGAAGCGATGGCCATGAACGTCCCGGTTGTCTCGACGAACATTGCTGGGATGCCGGATTTGATTGACGACGGAGAAAACGGCGTGATGATCGATGTCGGCCGAGCGGACGCAATCCAAGACGCGGTCCGTTCGCTGCTCGACGCCCCCGAAAAGCGAGCGCGGTTGGCCGAGGCGGGACGGAAGACGGTGGAGGAGCGGTTTAGTTTCCGTCGACGAATGGAAAGGATGGTGGAGGTTTACGGATGGGAGTGA